The following proteins come from a genomic window of Pangasianodon hypophthalmus isolate fPanHyp1 chromosome 24, fPanHyp1.pri, whole genome shotgun sequence:
- the ela3l gene encoding elastase 3 like, translating to MLPFVLASVLIAGALGCGVPPIQPLTTRVVNGVDAIPHSWPWQISLQYLRDAEWRHTCGGSLIATNWVMTAAHCINQQNTYRVYVGKYNLVEQEPGSQALTPEKIIVHEKWNPVFVALGNDIALIKLTEHVTLSNSVQLGCLPPPGTILPNNYPCYITGWGRTSTGGPIADKLQQALMPVVDHATCSKPDWWGSLLRDTLLCAGGDGIVAGCNGDSGGPLNCKNAQGVWEVHGIASFVSGLGCNYEKKPTVFTRVSAYNSWIDQVMINN from the exons ATGCTCCCATTCGTTTTGGCATCGGTGCTCATCGCTGGCG CTTTGGGGTGTGGCGTTCCCCCCATCCAGCCCCTCACCACCCGCGTGGTCAATGGAGTGGACGCCATTCCTCACAGCTGGCCCTGGCAG ATCTCTCTGCAGTACCTGCGAGATGCTGAGTGGAGACACACTTGCGGAGGATCGCTGATCGCCACCAACTGGGTGATGACTGCTGCTCATTGTATCAA CCAACAGAACACCTACCGTGTGTATGTGGGAAAATACAACCTGGTGGAACAGGAGCCTGGATCCCAAGCCTTGACTCCTGAGAAGATCATCGTTCATGAGAAGTGGAACCCGGTCTTTGTAGCTCTTGG GAATGACATTGCTCTGATTAAACTCACTGAACACGTGACCCTGAGCAACAGCGTGCAGTTGGGctgcttgcctcctcctggtaCCATCCTCCCCAACAACTACCCCTGCTACATCACCGGCTGGGGCAGAACCTCCa CTGGAGGCCCCATCGCTGATAAGCTGCAGCAGGCTCTGATGCCCGTCGTTGACCATGCCACCTGCTCCAAACCCGACTGGTGGGGTTCTTTGCTGAGAGACACTCTGCTGTGCGCCGGTGGTGATGGCATCGTCGCTGGCTGCAAC GGTGACTCTGGTGGTCCTCTCAACTGTAAGAACGCACAGGGTGTGTGGGAAGTGCACGGCATCGCCAGCTTCGTCTCAGGCCTCGGCTGCAACTATGAGAAGAAACCCACCGTCTTCACCCGCGTGTCAGCCTACAACAGCTGGATCGACCAG GTTATGATTAATAACTAG
- the pxmp2 gene encoding peroxisomal membrane protein 2, translating into MTTQSVLIRDPAFLTRLLQQYLHLLKKYPVITKSVTSAVLSALGNLLSQALESKKKLKEGRSGKEVDVYGPVRFAVYGLVITGPLSHYFYQLLELLFPASAPFSMLKRLLLERLVFAPAFLLLFFVVMNALEGKTNADLQDKLKARYWPALKMNWKVWTPFQFININYVPVQFRVLFANLIALFWNAYLTSVRK; encoded by the exons atgacCACTCAAAGTGTGCTGATCCGAGACCCAGCTTTCCTCACCAGATTACTGCAGCAGTATTTACACTTGTTAAAGAAATATCCAGTCATCACCAAATCTGTTACAAG tgCGGTTCTGTCTGCATTGGGAAACCTGCTTTCTCAAGCGCTAGAGTCCAAGAAAAAGCTGAAAGAAGGTCGATCCGGGAAAGAGGTGGACGTTTATGGACCGGTCCGCTTTGCTGTATACGG GCTTGTCATCACAGGTCCACTGAGTCATTACTTCTACCAGCTGCTGGAGCTGCTTTTTCCAGCCTCGGCTCCGTTCTCCATGTTGAAACGCCTCCTCCTGGAGCGACTCGTCTTCGCCCCcgctttcctcctcctcttctttgtGGTGATGAACGCTTTGGAG GGGAAGACAAACGCAGACCTTCAGGATAAGCTGAAAGCGAGATACTGGCCTGCTCTCAAGATGAACTGGAAAGTCTGGACGCCATTTCAGTTCATCAACATCAACTACGTGCCTGTGCAG tttcgGGTGCTGTTTGCCAACCTGATCGCCTTGTTCTGGAACGCCTACCTCACATCTGTCAGGAAATGA